The Lepus europaeus isolate LE1 chromosome 1, mLepTim1.pri, whole genome shotgun sequence genome contains the following window.
AGTGATAATGATTTAAAGGATGTGGAATGTGTCTAAATTTATCATACACACTGTAGAGTTGGAACATTAGCTTTTTCATCCAGGTGGAACACAGAAGAGAGGAGGAGTCCAACAAATTCAAGTCACAGCCCTGTAATTTACCATACCTGAGCTTCTTCACCAGGGCACCATGGGCCACTTAGGCTGAGCCCATGTCCTCTCATCTGTGACATGAGCATAGAAATACCTGTATGTTTTTGCCAAAATGACTTATGATAGCATCTGAAAGATTGCTAGCATGTGCCTGACTCCACATATGGTAGTTACCACTACTGTTATTAGGTCTGTGATAGTACAGGTGCTTAGTATTGATTTGTCGTACTAGGAAATAATGAAGTGGTTGAAGAAAATTAATCTGTTGATAAAACTCAAATTCAAACACATTAATTACCAAGCAGAGAAGGATATGCTGCTATTATAAAGCAAATCAATAACATGTGAAAAATACCttcaaagagggagaaaggagtatCCGGTGTTCTGCATCCATGTTCTCCATAATCTAAGCACCATTCAGCAAACTGGAAATGTGATCAAGTTAAATTACTGCAGTGGTTTTATCCAGGGACCCCAAACCTTGATACTATCCCTAAGGATTACTCTGAAAAGTTAGAAACTATCAAATCAGAGAAAAGGGACTGGTGCAGAGACACGAATGGTCTCAAACAGTGCAATGCACCACACAAGGTACTTAATGAGCTATCAGAGACACATATCACCAAGGTTAACAAAGATCAAAGGAAAAATATCATCCTTtgcctttcttattttattcataaGTGCTTTACAGTAGAAagaattatgttttaaaagagaGTTAATTCAACTGAACAGCTTTTGGAAGTTTTTCCTTAGAGAACATGTTTGCTGTCTatagacaatttaaaaaataagccaaCTAAATCCAATGAGTTATAGCCCTTTCTACAGCCTCCTGGAAGAGCTGCTTTCCTTTCAATGGTTCTGACTCTTACCTTACAGGCCCTGTACAGACACTTCATGTCTTGTGTCAGGTTGTACAGCGTCAGGAAGGCATAGGCATTCCCtgcagcaccgtggcacagcccATATCCCTTCTTCAACAACCCGTACTGCCAGATCACATCAGCACACTGATAGGCATCACAGAGATACTGCTCCTCTTTGAACACCTGCAGGGTCAAAGGACTTGAATTTTATTATACgggatataaaacaaagttctaTTAACATTTCTTCTGAAAGGTAACAGATGTTACATTAGTAGTGACAAATTATGATAACTGACTAGTTTTCcatcatcctttttaaaaatagttgaacATGATTTCTCAGTATAGTTTATCTGCATGTGGTTCATCTATGTGTGTGTTACTGATGAAGCAGTATTGAACTTACAATTTGCTGTTTTTATCTGTCACATTTCAAAGAACACATGCTTATCCTATCCAATCTAAGATGCCCTTCACTATTAAGAAGTTTCTTTACACACTGGAGAAGAAATTGTAATTTATTAACATCAAAGTTGATTATAAAACACCAGACTTTGTAAGGAAAATATAGATAGATCTTTGCAATCTTTTGCTGCCTCCTATATCTTGAGCAAAGAATTGAAAAGTATTCTGAGTAAATTATTTTTGAGATGTCATTGCAATAAGGGTCCTTAAAAATACAAGccagttttaaaagtttttccttATCTCTAACTTTCCAAAATGTAGGATTTGTCACACTGAAAgtttatatgagatgccagtgcctaTTTATAACTAAGTAATAAATGCCTTgataaattttctaatttatctctaaaatgagaaaatacacaTACCTTGTAGGCCTGGATGAGCATGTAGATTACCCCAGGGGCACCATGGCACCAGTGGACAAGCAGATCTCGATTATCACCCACACATGGAGGGTAATTGCCAGAAGGAAATTTCAGCTGGCAGACGTAGTCCACGCTGGGTTTGACCAAATTATGCAACTTCCCTTGGCTCACTTGAAGGCTGGGCTAAAAGTGAGAAATGGATATATTAGTTCTGCTGAAACAGAAATTTCCCAAGGCCTGAGTatgtttttttccccagatttatctatttatttgaaagtcagagttaaagagaggcagggaggccagcgccacggctcactaggctaatcctccacctgcggtgctggcacccggggttctagtcccggttggggcgccggattctgtcctggttgctcctcttccagtccagctctctgctgtggcccaggagtgcagtggaggatggcccaggtccttgggccctgcacccacatgggagaccaggaggaagcacctggctcctagcttcggatcagcgcagcgcgctggccgtaggggccacttgggtggtgaaccaacggacaaaggaagacctttccctctctctctcactgtccactctgcctgtcaaaaaaaaaaaaaaaagagagagagaggcagggagagagaggggtcttccatctgctggttcactccccagatggctgcaatggccagagtggcaccaatccgaagccaggagccaggagcttctttcgggttccccatgcaggtacagaggcccaaggacttgggccatcttctactgctttctcaggccatatcagagagctggatcagaagtggagcagctgacactcgaactggtgcccatataggatgccagcactgcaggtggcagctttacctggtacgtCACAGAGCCAACCCCAAAGTATGAGttttaaaccagaaaaaaatcatGATCAAGAGAAACTGGAAGGTCATTAAGACATTTTAGATGTCATCCAATTTTATAACCTATCTGATACCttgattttaatgtttattttattctataattttaaataatggaaCCAACTAAAACTGCTATCATGTAACTCTTGGGGCCTCTCTATGTATTACTCCTCAGTTTTTGTTGTTATCTCCATACATTTCAATGATTTTCCTTAGTGCTTGATAATGTCAGTCTAAGAGGAAGTTActaaggtttcttttcttttttttttttttcttttttatttgacaggtagagttagacagtgagagagagagagagagagagagagagagagagagaggtcttccttctgttggttcacctcctaaatggctgctacggccagagctatgccgatctgaagccaggagccaggtgcttcctcctggtctcccatgcaggtgcaggagcccaagcacctgggccattctccactgccttcccgggccacagcagagagctggactggaagaggagcaaccaggactagaacccggcacccataatgggtgccggtgccacaggcggaggattaaccaagtgagccttgaCGCCGGCCCAACTAAGGTTTTAATTCCTACAGCATGCTGTAAAGGCCAGAAAGAGGTACATTAGACAACACAAGCCAGCTTTCATTATTATATTTAGAAAGTGATAGAAGATAGTTCTGAAAGAAGAGGATACCAACAAGGTACGAGACCTGGAGTCTAGGTACCAAACTACAGAGTGACACTagatgaagcttttttttttttttttaagatttacttgggAGAGATGgaggcacacacatatacatacacggacacacacacacagatattctatcagctggttcacttcccaaatggctattaatggctggggtggagccaggccaaagctaggagctaggaatgccatccaagtctcccatgtgggtggcagggggccatgTACCTGGGCCATAGCTGCTTTCACAAGCATTTTAGCAAGGCactggatcataagtagaacagctgagactagaaccagcaccagcattgcagatggtggcttaatgtgctgaaccacaactctggcccctagaTGAATTCTTTCTGCAGAGGATTTGATTTTGATTTATAGATCAAGTTGACCAAAGATACATGAGCCATTAGTTTTGACACTTATTTTCAGTTTCCCTTTTTGGCCCTGTTGTTAATTCAATGCACTGCTCATTCTTTAAACAATAATGTACTGTTTTGATGGGCAGGGGATGGGAATGAGGGGTGGAGAGTGATGTGAAACACAGACAGAAGGTGGTAGGAAGGACATGATATGGACAGGACAGCTTTTACAAGATTCTGAAAGTGCATGAGACCTGTAggggactctgtgtgtgtgtgtgtgtgttttatagatAGATAGAACATGTTTAAGCTCAGTTTAAAGTGCTAGAATACAATGAGAAGATTTTCCCTGAACTTGTAGGAATTATTCAACATAGCctaaaaataatattgttttcttttatgttgGTAAATAGATATAAATAGGAATGGACTTTCAGGATTAGAAATTCAATCATTTCAAACAGATAATAACCTgcaaatggaaaaatcaatacTTAGGTTTCCAGATTTCTTATTACTGCTAACAAAGGGAAGCAGGGATGAGACATTCCCTGATTATCTGTTTCAATGAAAGGTCAACGAGGCTATCCAGCAATCAACATGTGTGATTCTAACTCACCTTTACACATCAGAAGAATTAATGTTCCTGAAATTTTTAAGAATCTACATTTACTTCGGGAAGTAGAGAGACATTAAGAGAATGTGCCAGAAAATTAAAGGAATTGCCAAAAACctatttataaaatttctaatCAAGAAGTGTAAATAGAAAAGTTGGTCTCTGATTACCATTAACACTCTTAGTGTGACTTTGCATTTGAAAGCAATAACGACCTTGAGTTTTCAGCTTAGTTGTCATTATTTAGTTACAAGTAGATGGAGGTCAGACATTGATACAGTGATTTTGTAGTGATAGCCACAGCAGCTAGGGATATGAATATCCAGGCACTCATGTTGAGCATATTAATGAATCATGTTCCTATATGTCATACCATGAGAGGGATACCTCTGTAGccattaaaaatcagttttattttgccatgaatttttatttttactcttcaGTGCCAATTCCTCTTTATGAAGAGTTTAATGCATCTTGTAAAATGATACTCTAATGAGAAGTCTTCTTCTGACCTCTCCCAAATTATATTTGCTGCAGTAAATACAATTTGTCTTCAATGTATTCAACTTCGGTTGATGTCCCCCAATAGCATCAGAACCAAAGGACAGTTGGGCTAAGCACATTCAGCTGTTTTTCAGGTTAGTTACACAAAATCCATTGAAAAATCTCAGCTTTGCTCTCCAAGCAAGCCTGAGGCAACTGGTGCTCATTTGTTTTCTATTGATTTTGTTCTTACTCCTGAATTTGTTTCAATGGGTTGTGCCTTATAAAGTGGAATAATATTCTTAATTCAAGGCATTTGCTGAAGAGAAGAGCGAGCAGAAGGCATTCCTTTAGAATTACAGGTCAAAAGGCTTCAGTCTGCAAAATGACATTAAGTAGGGCAAGTATGGTTACCTACAAGTTAAACATCTCAAAGCATAGTGGCTTTTTTgtttataaactttaaaatacacctcaaaatacattatttttctttgtctagGTCATGTACTTGCAAGCAGGAAGACGCAGTGGTTGATATAAGCACAAAATACAACTAAAGCTGTCTTCTCACCTAAGATAATACATGTGTCGGAAAACGCATTTTTAAGTTTCACCATACTCACCCCTTACCTGCATTAGGTAGTAATAAATTCCTGCCAGGCCATGAGCAGCCCCCACATAATATTCCTGGTACCATTCATACATCAGTGGAGTCTTTCCTGTAAAGTTTCTCTTCCTAGCTAGGTTTTCTCCAGAGGTTAAAACTGTTTCACAAATCTGCAGGGATAAAACCAACCAAAAACAACAACATAATGAGAATAAAAAGCTTCCTAGTGGAGGTCAAGAACTTTCACTATGAGGTACTGGGGAACACAGTGAGCCAGACCCCATCTTCTGGCAAGGGAAGGACATAGTATAATTCTGCATTAGAGAAGTGGGTATGCCTACATTCTGTCTGATAGAGGACAAGGCGGAGGATCCTAAACTCTTCACcattcaaaagaaaacataagcTCCTTCAGGCCCAAAAGGAGATACAGGCTAAATATTCCTTATCATAAATACTTTGGCCCAGAGTGTTCAAAGATTTTAttggttgagcatccctaatttgaaaaaaaatctgtcaccACTCAAAACTTGTTTTAGagtgtttttaattttggatTAAGGGTGTTCAATCAGTATCAGCATCTGAGAGATGAGATCCGGCTCTAATAGTGCCCTAAGCTATTTATGAAAGGCCCTCCCAATTGAACAGGTAGGctgccttcttcttttttctttaaagatttatttatttattcatttattggcaaggcagttagagagagagtgacagagagaaatcttccatatgctggctcattccccaaatggctgcaatagccagggctggaacagacaaatccaggagtctggaatttcatctggggcttccatatgagtggcagggacttaagcacttcggccatcttctgctggtttgccAGGTGTATTGGTGGAggggctggattagaaggggagcagctaaaactcaaaccagcaatcatatgagatgctggcgtcacaggtggtggcttaatcaacTTCACCCCAACTCCAGCCCCTGATTGGCCTTCTGATTCAAAGTCACTCCCTACATTGTTTCCAGCAGCACTCAGTGCAAAGTTGTTGGTACTCTAATCATGCTTGACCTTTGGAGGTCAAGATATACCATTCTTCCACTTTGAATGACAGAATCAGTAGTTACAGCAGATAGTCAGTGCATCCTGAAAGGATTCCTAAAAAGACACGAGTCTGCAGTACCTGCTGAATATGGCTTCGAGGAATCTTCTCCTCTCCAAAGTTCTTATTGACAAAAAGAAGAGCATAGATGTACCCCATTCGACCATAGAGCATTTCACTTGGAGCATGTGGATCAATCTTATTTAGGTGAATTAgcctagaaataaaaatatatctctaAAATAACCTGAAGGGGGTCAGGTATGGTATTTGTTTACACatggtacatttaaaaaatacacatacatacacatactatatctatctatctttggGATAGTCAAGGATTCAAAGATTaacacttaaatttttttcttcagttcacaactgaacTGAAACACAAAATACAAAGAATGAACAATAGACATGCATAGCTAAAGCCATCTGAAATCTCCCTGGTTCTTCATGGAGATAAACCTAAGACTAGGGCTTTCACAGGTAAGGACAGAGATAAGGAGAACTGCTGGCTATGATAGCACTTAGCCTGGAGAAGGGACACAGGGCACTCAAATGACCAGAAATTTCCATAAAATTAAATGCCTGTTGCATCTCAGTTATCTCCTTGCTtcgtttatttttattgtatcatCAGGGCTACATGGAGTATCTGTACAACAGCTTGATCTACCACAATGCATAATATATGTAAATGGCACAAAGTCTCAGTCTTCCTATTGGAGTCATCCCTCAGCCTTCTAGTTCTTATGTTCATAAGCAACCTTGTTTGTCAATGATTGTATAttttgagacttattttatgTACATATAAGCATAAATGTCCCCCTAAATGCTCTGCAGCTTCCTATTTAACAGCACATTTTGACAACCACTCCATGTTAGTATACATTGAATAGTCCTATGTTTTAATAACAGTTGCATAGTATTTTATCCAATGGACATATTGCAATTTATTAGGTTGTTATGGATAGACTCAGTTCAGCTTCCCAGAAAAAGACAGTTCTGATTCTGGTTCCAGGCAAGATGAAGTAAGCACACATCATGCCTCTCCCATTAAAGCTAGTTCCACACCTGGACTGGATATAGGCAGTAACTATTTGAGGACTCTGAAGAGTCAACAGTAGCAAACAGGATGGGGAAGAAACCCAGAATTGGTGGTACCACCAGATCAGTGGTGGGGTTACCATATCTTTCCTTATGGCATCCCTTTTCTGGCCTACATTGAGAGTAGCCTAAAACTAGAAGTGGGCATCAGGGGCTGACAGAAAGCCCAGAAGAAGCCCTTTAGTCCTGTCttaaggaagaagaggaaagaaaactcCTAATATAAAAAGTGGGGGTAAGTcccaatttttctttatttcctattttctttctctgttgtctttTGCCCCAGGTCACAAGCTACTTTTTGCTGGCTgcaaaaaatgaaagcaatgtgTCCCCCCCAAGAGTCAACACTCTGAGGGAGAGAGCCTTCCTCAGCAATCTTGAGCTGTTACCGTCCCAGGGTGGGGGAAGTGAACCCCCATAGCTTTACTTTTCTCTCAGTTTTCCACATCACCAGGCACAGTCATGGAAATTACATGGGGAAAGGGCGTAACACAGTCCCAATTTTCTTGACAGAGGACCAAAAAGAGAAGCCCCACAGAATCATAAACTAGGCGGAGATCACAGGAAGAGATAATCTTGAGAAAGGAACCATACTTGGTACTTCGAACTCTGAAAtgaacctttttttctttctcagggaGGCAACAAATACAACAGGTAGAAAGTAAATCCTTgctattttatatgtttttgtcACATGAAATTTTGAGAGTGCCTATCAAAGATCCCTAGGTTAGTGTACATATTCAGTGTTATTATATTtgttattaaaacatttttaaaattttggtgaTACTTAACAAAATGATGCTTGTATAGGCAGCCAGAGAATTTCTAGAAAAAGAACAGGAATGAAGGGACATTAGCCCTATCAAGTTTCAGGAGGTAGCTTATGACACTAAATATACTATTTAATGTTATTAagcttcctcatctataaaatgaatagGCTTTTcctacttaaaaattttttttccatttgttgtcTGTGTGGAAATTTACTCCTAGTTAAATATAAACAGTGTGATGTGCCTATTCATGAATGTTATCTAACTTTATCGACACACCAGGGAGAtacttaattaatatttaaaggaTCAGAATCCCTACCCCTGGGGTAATCATTTATATGTGAATACTACTGTGAATACTCTATAATCAGGAATGTACATTCAGAGAAGTTCCAAAGAATTTTAGTAAAATTTACACCAGAGGATTTATTAGTAAGTGTAGTAAGAATTATTAGAAAATGGCTTTTCATTGGTAGAATGAGTGGTAACCTTGAGTTGGAGGCTTAGGAGACAGAACAGGCTCTCTGACCCTTTAAAGGATAATGGCTAAGAAGGGCTTTCTCTGAGCTACCAGGACAGGGGAGGGGACTATTTGTTCTAAGTGTGTATCTTCTTCCTAACAAATGTTTGTACATTAGGCAGATTTGGGCAACTACTCATGCTTTCATTCTAACACACCTGATGGTAAGGGTATAGATGAGGGAGGACACAGTCCCTGTTGTTAACCTCTGTAGGACATCAGTCAAACaaaacccaacaacaacaaaatcatgcAAACAAAGCTTTTTGGAAATTGCTACCACCAGGCAATACAACAACAGGTACAGTGGAGGTGCACCAGCTCTGCAGAGAGGGTACTGTACTTGTGAAAGAGGAGAGAATTCTCTTCTCCAACCCCTTCCCACCACCTCCTAAGCTTGGGGGAGGTGAGGAGGCCACTTAACATTCTAAATGAAGAGGACAGGTTTCAATAACTAGACCATATTATTTTAGTGATTGAAAGAGACTGGCAGTTATGAAACAAAGACTGAGAAAAAGTTTTCGGTCTTTAAGGGAACTTACTCTCCAGTAGGAAAGAGGTATTTGAAAAAGTCTGGCAAGtggcaattattaaaaaaaaaaaaaaacttttatctcAGCAAATGGAGGCATCACAAATTAAATATGCAAATTCTGGttcatgtaggttttttttttcttccacaaaTACAGGCAGTGTATTCACAGTGGAATAATAGCTATCTTTGGAATAAGGTCACCCACCATGGTACACAggtttcttctcattttcttctaaCATTGTAACCTTTGTTCAACATTATTAGGCTCTGTGCATGGTAGGATTTATAGgctattttgttttccattttgataccatacacacacagacacctctaattttttaaagaacttaaaatacatttattaagaAAAACTTGATTTCTTTCTCATGCCAGAACTCGCAGCTCAGTAACACTGGAACTATAAGAAAACAATCTGTTGATTAACAAACTCAACTGTTACAGTAAACAGAATGATGTCTCAGAGTTCAGATAAAATCTATTATCAAGTTTTTATGTAACTGTATCAAATTACATAGAATTTAGATTGAAAAGGCACTCTCAATTTACAAAGGAGATTGAAAGAAGTATTCAAAAAGGGAAATTactgtaaaatttaaaatcaagcaACACTCCAAGGAAGTATTACTCATATCAATTATTGCATTAACTCCACTGATGTTGCTGAAATGTCTGAACCACTGTCCTAGTAAAAGCTATTCCTTTATTTGCAAATGTTATGACTTACACTACCACTAGGTGGTGGTAATAAAATTAACGTTCCAATTATTTTACAGCCAAACTTGTTTACATTTGGTGCTAGATAGCAAATACTTtcatatacttaaaaataaagtattgctCAGAGCATCTCATTGAAATAATACAGTTTCAGGTAATAAAGAAAGTGTTCTACTTTTTTCTGGATTTGAATTCAAATCACTAAAACGCATCAGTTGGGCTGGAGATCTTTTAACTGCATATTTGCATGCTACATTCTCAAGACAAATAATAGCATTTGTAAGTCAAAAGAGTTATTCTGTGTTTTCAGAACTAAAACCCATAAGCACACTGTTGCAGCTCTATGTATTTGTTTAATATGTTGATATTAATAGCAACCAATCTTCAGAAGAGGCCAAAAAGTTGCTGAAATCTCACTGAAGGAAGAATGAAGATATAAAAACATGATAGTTATGTTCCATTCCTAGCAGTATTTCCCCAGGGTGTTATTGGGTAGAGTTTTTGGTCTTGTATTATTCTGACTCATCACACTACAAAGGAGAGAGGTTTTACATTTCCTCATCAGAAAGCCAAAGTTTATCATTCTAAGTACTGGCCCCAAAGTACTAGGTATGTCAGGTTAGCCACCTAATTTGGTACAAAACAAACATTGTTCTCTACTCTTACTGTGGCACTAGGATCTCTGTGTAGAAGGAAGGGTACAAATGGGCATGATCAATCTATTTATTGAACTGTCAATTATAGCAGGTAGTAGAAAGAACCAGAACTATGTACTGAACACTGTACCAGCCCTGCCTGACTTCCTGGACCATTTACAGTCCAAACGTGAACATACACAAACACTCTTTCTATGGAGTCACAGACTCTTCTAAGACAAGGGAAAATGCTGTCTCCACACTGAATAAAATTTGGCAGTTTTATATACCTCAGGAAGCCCTAAGATCCTCAGGCCCTCAAGGATAAGAACTTCTACCTTAGGGACACACTGATTTCTTTGGATTTCAAGTTCTTTGTCTAATATTGAGACTTTACATGATCTCAAAGAACCTGTTGGTCTCTAAAACTTAAAATTATGATTCTCAAAGACCATCACATCAAGAACATATAGGAAAGATAAGCTAGAACATGATGTTGACCGTGGAGCAGAACAGATACTACACAGAGAATTTTATTGTCTATATCACAAAATAGCTGTGATGTGAGgattagataatttttaaaagacaaataaggattataaaaaaaaactggtgatATAAAATAAGTTTAGATTTCCTGAAACTGAAAAgaattgttgatttttatttgaaaagggaagagatttgaaaaacaaagcaagcatTGTAATTTACAAATGAGTCCTTGTTTTGCCACAGACTCCAAGTATCTGAAAAATCAAGGTTGCAGCAaaaaacaacatattttaaaatcttttacacGCATTCTATATTTTTAACCTCAACAAATCTGTtggatataaataaaatatggttgAAGTatcataaaattgtaaaaaagacATATTAAACAAATACAACTTTATTACCTAGGTAACAAAAAATACAGGAGTGAaagtttactctttttttccctcccaaagaaacattttatttaaggagtacaaatattgtaagtacaactttaggagtatagtgattcttcccaacatatCAGCCCTCTCACCCCTacttccaccccacctcctcctccctcccagtcccattctccattaacattcattttcaattaactttatacacagaagaccaactctatactaaataaagatttcaacaatttgcatacacatacacacacacacacatacaaactgagaacaagttttacagttaactcttataatacaactcattaaggatagaggtcct
Protein-coding sequences here:
- the LANCL1 gene encoding glutathione S-transferase LANCL1, coding for MAQRAFPNPYADYNKSLAESYFDSAGRLMPEFSQRLTNKIRELLQQMERGLKSADPRDGTAYTGWAGIAVLYLHLYDVFGDPAYLQMAHGYVKQSLNCLSKRSITFLCGDAGPLAVAAVLYHKMNNEKQAEDCITRLIHLNKIDPHAPSEMLYGRMGYIYALLFVNKNFGEEKIPRSHIQQICETVLTSGENLARKRNFTGKTPLMYEWYQEYYVGAAHGLAGIYYYLMQPSLQVSQGKLHNLVKPSVDYVCQLKFPSGNYPPCVGDNRDLLVHWCHGAPGVIYMLIQAYKVFKEEQYLCDAYQCADVIWQYGLLKKGYGLCHGAAGNAYAFLTLYNLTQDMKCLYRACKFAEWCLDYGEHGCRTPDTPFSLFEGMAGTIYFLADLLVPTKAKFPAFEL